From the genome of Pseudomonas sp. WJP1:
CCGATCAGGCGCGCAACATGGACCTGACGCCCCAGGCGATCACCGCGTTCATGCTTGGCCTCAACAGCAAGATTTCGACCTTTGCCTTGCAGCGCGAAATCAATGAATTCCGTGGCGAACCGATGCTGGCGATCCTGCCGGGCGTTGCGCTGCAGGAGTTGTGGAGCTTGATGAGCACGGCGGAAAAAGCCTTGTTCGTGGTGTCGCTGTTCGTGGTGCTGACCGGGTTGATCGGCATGCTCACGGCAATTCTCACCAGTCTCAACGAACGCCGACGGGAGATGGCGATCCTGCGTTCGGTGGGCGCGCGGCCGTGGCATGTCGCGACACTGCTGGTGCTGGAGGCGTTCGCCCTGGCGCTGGCCGGCGTGGTGGCCGGCGTGGCGCTGCTTTACGTGTGCATCGCGGCGGCCCAGGGTTACGTGCAAGCCAAATACGGACTGTTTCTGCCACTGGCGTGGCCAAGTGAATATGAATGGACGCTACTCGGTGGCATCCTGATCGCTGCGTTGCTGATGGGCAGCGTGCCTGCCTGGCGCGCCTATCGCCAATCCCTGGCCGATGGCCTGTCGATCCGTTTATGAGGATGTTGAAATGCCCCGCGCCGTCTTTGCGCTGTTGATGCTGGTCGCCTTGCCGTTGTGGGCAGCTGCGCCGAAAGAGCTGACCTGGTCGGAAATGATCCCGCCGGATGCGGCGCCGGAAGTGCCGAACATGACGCCGCTGCACGACCTGTCGAAAATGAGCGATGCCCTGTCCGCCGAATCGGCGCCGGCAGCGAAGCAGGACATGCCCAACGCGCCGGTGGTCAAGGCCCTCGACGGGCAGAATATTCGCTTGCCGGGCTACATCGTGCCGCTGGAAGTGAGTGAAGAAGGTCGTACCACGGACTTTCTGCTGGTGCCGTATTTCGGCGCCTGCATTCACGTACCGCCACCGCCGTCGAATCAGATCGTGCATGTCAAAAGCGCAGTCGGCGTGAAGCTCGACGAGCTGTATCAACCGTACTGGATCGAGGGTGCGATGCAGGTCAAGCCATCCACCAGCGAGTTGGCGGATGCCGGTTACCAGATGGAAGCGGACAAGATCTACCTGTATGAGTTGCCGGAGTGAGTCCGGCATTCATGTGTTGCTTGATCGATCGTCATCGCGAGCAGGCTCGCTCCCACAGGGAATCGGCTACAAAAACCAACTCCTTCCCACTTTCCTTGAGCTGAGTCAAAAGACCGAATCGTTAGCCGGCTTACCATTGGACATCGAACATTTTTAACGTCCTCTGGAGCCCCCATGAACAAGTCCTTGCTCGGCGCCTCGCTGGTAGCGCTGGCGCTCGCTGCCCCGTTCGCCCATGCCCACGAAGCCGGCGACATCATCCTTCGTGCCGGTGCCATCACCGTCAACCCGAAGGCCGACAGTTCCACGGTCAAGGTCGACCAAGGCCCGCTGAGCGGCGCCGACCTGGGTGGCAAGGCGACCATGAGCAGCGACACGCAATTGGGCCTCAACGTCGCCTACATGCTCACAAACCACTGGGGGATCGAACTGCTCGCGGCCACGCCGTTCGAGCATGACGTGAAACTCAAGGGCACCGCCCTGGGCGCAGCCAATGGCAAACTCGGCACGCTGAAACACCTGCCACCGACCCTCAGCGTCGTGTACTACCCGCTGGATGCCAAATCCGACTTCCAGCCGTATCTCGGCGCCGGTATCAATTACACCTGGATCTACGACGAGCATGTCGGCAGCGAAGCCCAGGCCAACGGTTTCAGCAATTTCAAGGCAGAAAACTCCTGGGGCATGGCGTTCCAGGTCGGTGCGGACTACATGATCACCGACAACATCATGCTCAACGCCCAGGTGCGTTACATCGACATCGATACCCGCGCCACCGTGGAAAACGACGCCGTGGCGCCGGGCACCCGGGCACGGGTGAACGTGGATGTCGATCCGTTCATCTACATGGTCGGTCTGGGTTACAAGTTCTAAGCGGTATTCACGTGGTGGTGAATTGATCGTTCCAACGCGAAGCAAAGGAATGCAGCCAGGGACGCAGAGCGTCCCTTGAGGCATTCCCACACTGAGCGTGGGAACGATCTGCATACCAAAGGCGCCGACAGGCGCCTTTTCTGTTGGTGCGCCATGCATGGTGCGTTGCGCGCAAGCGCAACCAGCTTGGCTGTGGCGCCCATGCTGGGGACTTGGAGGTGAAAGTCCTACACACCTGGCAAGGGGAAGTGTTAGCCGAAGGCAAGGGTGTCGCAAGCCAGCCTCAGGCGTGCGTATCAGCGCGCAGTCAGCAAATCGATCCCACTATCTGGTTTACCGCTCGTCTTTTTTCGACGCAAGGTTGACGCCTACTGTCAGGTTTGACAGTAGGCAGGGAGTATTCAATGCCCTATAAATTCACGGCAGCAAATTATTCTTTAGCAAGGCACGTCACGAAGGGAGATTCGTTATGTCACAGATTTCATTAAAGTCGAGGGATATCGCAACAGGAGAGTTTCACGCGACGGCTAACGGGGAAAATTGCTCTCTTGATATAAGTCAAATGTTTATGAGCCGCGATGAATTTTCACCTGACGGAATGTGGTTTCAGATATATTTCAAGGAGTCTGATGACAAAAATAATAGAATTAATTTGACTATTTACAATATAGAAAAAATACAGAAGGGTGACGTATATCCCTTTGTAAGTATGTGGGATGCTCCTGTTGGGATGGTTTTTGCTTTCGGTGCTGCTTACCTTCCCAACGGGGCTACAACATTCATGACTGAAGGGGAGTTTCAGGTTACAGAGTTGGATCGCAATGCAGGCGTTATACACTTTAACTTCAAAGCCTATGGCAATCCTATTTTTCCTGTGATAAAGG
Proteins encoded in this window:
- a CDS encoding DUF3299 domain-containing protein — its product is MPRAVFALLMLVALPLWAAAPKELTWSEMIPPDAAPEVPNMTPLHDLSKMSDALSAESAPAAKQDMPNAPVVKALDGQNIRLPGYIVPLEVSEEGRTTDFLLVPYFGACIHVPPPPSNQIVHVKSAVGVKLDELYQPYWIEGAMQVKPSTSELADAGYQMEADKIYLYELPE
- a CDS encoding OmpW/AlkL family protein codes for the protein MNKSLLGASLVALALAAPFAHAHEAGDIILRAGAITVNPKADSSTVKVDQGPLSGADLGGKATMSSDTQLGLNVAYMLTNHWGIELLAATPFEHDVKLKGTALGAANGKLGTLKHLPPTLSVVYYPLDAKSDFQPYLGAGINYTWIYDEHVGSEAQANGFSNFKAENSWGMAFQVGADYMITDNIMLNAQVRYIDIDTRATVENDAVAPGTRARVNVDVDPFIYMVGLGYKF